From Pseudodesulfovibrio nedwellii:
GATCGAAGACAAGTTTTACTTTTTCTGTGATGGCGAAGTACACACCCCAGTAATCTTCTGTTTTGCACCAAGGTCGTACAATAAAGTTGACCGAGGAATCTGCCAACTCGGAAACTTCGACCTGTGGGGCAGGGGTGGTAAGAATGCGTGGTTCGTCTGCCAGAATTTGTTTCAAAATCTTTTTCGCTTTGAGCAGGTCGTCGTTGTAGCCGATGCCCATAACCAAGTCGACACGGCGAGTCGGGTTGGCTGTGACATTGGTGATGGTTCCACCGAGTACGGCGGAGTTGGGCACGGTGATGACCTTGTTGTCAGGGGTGGTCAAGACCGTATTGAAGATATTGATTGTCGTGACAGTACCGGATTCACCACCAGCCGTAACGTAATCACCTTTTTTGAAGAAATTCATCATGATCAGGATGACGCCGGCAGCAAAGTTGGACAGGGAGTCCTTGAGAGCGAGACCGACGGCCAAACCTGCGGCACCGAGAACAGCGAGGAAGGACGTTACGTTTATTCCAGCCTGTCCGAGTGCAGCAATAACCACGGCTGCGAGCAGGGCATAGTAGATGATGTTGCGCATGAATGAGCCAAGCGTCTCATCCATTTTTGCTTTGAGCATAACTTTGCGGGTCATGTCTGCAATATAGCGTGCGATCATCCGACCTACGATAAAAAGTATTAGGGCAACAATGAGTTTTACACCATACGTGGTGACATAATACATCGCAGTATCAAAAAGAACTTGGGGGTCGAATCTTTCCATGTTTCCTCCAGAGAAAAAAAGTCATTATGATTTGGTAGTCATTATCATAAAGCCAAACGGTTAGGAACTCCCTACTGGGTAAATGGGAAACTTTTTATTCGCCCCATTTCCCTTTTTCATTCACTCGAATGTATTTTTGGAACGTGTAATAGTATCCGGCAAGCGCATTGCAGAATCCAGCAGCGCCGTCCAGAAAACCGAGCTTTAGAAAATAGAGTTTTATAAAGCGGACTGTGGCGTGAAGTAGTGCATTGAGCATGCCGCCGCGTTTACCTTTTTCACGAAGGGAAATCGCTCCTTCCTCAGCATAGTAGTTAATCTTTTCCATATGTTGCTGGAAGGAGTCATAGGGGTAATGCAGGATGTCACCAGATAGCTTTATGGTCTCTCCGCGAGGCTTGAAGTGATAGTGCGCACCTGAGGCCGAGACTTCCATTTGACCTGTGCGAAATACACGGAAAAGGTAATCTGGATACCACCCTGAATGTTTCATGAACCGATTGAAATAGAAGGAGCTTCGTGAAGTATAGTAACCAGAAACGTGCTCCTTTTTGGAGAGTTTTTTGATGATATTGTCGTGCAATTCGTCTGTCAGAAATTCGTCCTGATCCAATGAGACAACCCAGGTGGTAGTGATTTCCGACAAGGCGAGTTTGAATTGAGCAACGGGTCCGGGCCAAGGATTGACGATAACCCGAGCGCCACATGCTTCCGCTATTTCTCGGGTGCGATCAGATGAGTCTGAATCTACAACGAGTAATTCATCGCAAAAATCAAGCGATTTGAGACATTTCTCAAGCAGCCGTTCACCATTATATGTCAGGACCAATCCGGTCACAGTTTCACGCATTGCATCTCCCTTGATTGCTCGCGAATCTTACGCATTTATTCCGAACGGGTCCAATGAAACCTCGTATCTTATTGTGTCATTCATTCTGTTGCCA
This genomic window contains:
- a CDS encoding mechanosensitive ion channel family protein; protein product: MERFDPQVLFDTAMYYVTTYGVKLIVALILFIVGRMIARYIADMTRKVMLKAKMDETLGSFMRNIIYYALLAAVVIAALGQAGINVTSFLAVLGAAGLAVGLALKDSLSNFAAGVILIMMNFFKKGDYVTAGGESGTVTTINIFNTVLTTPDNKVITVPNSAVLGGTITNVTANPTRRVDLVMGIGYNDDLLKAKKILKQILADEPRILTTPAPQVEVSELADSSVNFIVRPWCKTEDYWGVYFAITEKVKLVFDQEGISIPYPQQDVYMYTVDKNSEG
- a CDS encoding glycosyltransferase family 2 protein, which encodes MRETVTGLVLTYNGERLLEKCLKSLDFCDELLVVDSDSSDRTREIAEACGARVIVNPWPGPVAQFKLALSEITTTWVVSLDQDEFLTDELHDNIIKKLSKKEHVSGYYTSRSSFYFNRFMKHSGWYPDYLFRVFRTGQMEVSASGAHYHFKPRGETIKLSGDILHYPYDSFQQHMEKINYYAEEGAISLREKGKRGGMLNALLHATVRFIKLYFLKLGFLDGAAGFCNALAGYYYTFQKYIRVNEKGKWGE